Below is a genomic region from Bacteroidota bacterium.
CTGCTGTGATTAAGTTCTTTTATGCTTCCATCTCCGGTGCGACCAGAGCCAGTTATCAGGATGCCTGCGAATGGCTTTCTGAAGTAAATATACATATTTTTCCGTAATCTCAAATTCTTTTGTATTCCTGGGGTCATCTGTTATCAATTGAAAATTACCTTCATAATATCCTCTGCCTGTCCGTTGCAGATCAAGGAATAGAACACCTGAATCAAGTGATTTCGCAATTTTTTCTATTCCCAGGAAAAATGGCGTATCCTGATTAAGGAATTCTGTCCAGTAATTGATCTCCCCACGGGTTGGTGTCTGATCGGCAGCAAAAACAGTCATGGTTCTTTGGTTTTTTAACCTGACCAGCGTTCGGTAGACTTCTTTGAAAGATATTACACCGCCATTACGGGTCTTACTTCTAAGTCTGGTGATGTATTTGTCAAATCTCTTATCAGAAAGA
It encodes:
- a CDS encoding lysophospholipid acyltransferase family protein; translation: MAIVYYSFRVISWCISRLPFPALYCLSGFLCFILRDVIRYRRKVVYNNLRNSFPEKSESEIRKTVRKFYQNLADVILETIKQENLSLGQYEKRFIFSNTEVYEKIISQGKSVIVGIGHCGNWEWMGNALGLSVPVKGYAVVKPLSDKRFDKYITRLRSKTRNGGVISFKEVYRTLVRLKNQRTMTVFAADQTPTRGEINYWTEFLNQDTPFFLGIEKIAKSLDSGVLFLDLQRTGRGYYEGNFQLITDDPRNTKEFEITEKYVYLLQKAIRRHPDNWLWSHRRWKHKRT